GACTGACATGGTGACATGGTGGTTGACACGGTGACACAGTGACACGGTGATTGACATGCTGACACTGTGACATGGTGCCATGGTGGCTGACACGGTGCCATGGTGCGATGGTGGCTGACATGGTGACACGTTGACATGGTGACACAGTGATTGACACGGTGACATGGTGACTGAGATGGTACCATGGTGCCATGGTGGCTGACACGGTGACACGGTGATTGACGTGGTGCCATGGTGCCATGGTGGCTGACATGGTGACACGGTGACATGGTGATTGACACAGTGACACGGTGACTGAGATGGTGCCATAGTGACTGAGACGGTGCCACGGTGACACAGTGCCATGGTGGCTGACATGGTGACATGGTGACATGGTGATTGACACGGTGCCATGATGACCGACATGGTGCCATGATGACTAACATGGTGACATGGTGACTGACATGGTACCATGGTGCCATGGTGATTGCCATGGTGCCTGGCACGGTCCCACACCGCTTCGCCCCCACGCGGGCGCTGaggggcggccccgctcccctcagggAAGGCGGGACCGGctccaagatggcggcggcgccGCTCCCTCCCGCACCATCGAGTCGCGCCCAGAGGGGCCCGGCAGCGCCCGGCAGCGCCGCGCCTTCCGCTTCCGCAGGCGGCTgagggaggaggcggcggcggcgccatGGCGCTCCTCAAGCGGCTCCCGCCGCCCGCTCAGGGCGTCCGGCACCGGCAGCCCGACACCGAGGCGCTGCTGGCGGGGCGCTCCCTGGGAGCCGGCACCCTGTACATCGCCGAGAGGTGCGCGGGGACCTTGGGGGGGGGGTATTTGCGTGTTGGTACGGGGCACGCGTTATTTAACCTGCTGCGAAACGTGATCCCTGGGACACgagtcctgtgaggagcggctgagggaactgggggggtttgggctggggaagaggaggctcagggcagaccttattgctctctgcaactgcctgaaaggaaggggtggggagctgggggtcggcctcttctcacaggtaaccagtgataggaccagagggaacggcctcaagttgtgccaggggaggttcaggttggaaatgaggagacatttcttctcagcaagagcggtcaggcattgggacgggttgcccagggaggtggtggagtccccgtccctgggggtgttcaagacaaggttggacgtggtgcttggggacatggtttggtgggtgacattggtggtagggggatggttggaccagatgatcctggagggcttttccaaccttaatgattccatgtTCTCTAACCtctttataattattattaaactCCCCCTGATTCATACATTTCAAGAAGCCAGCTGTTGTTAACGAATTTTCGGGTTTCCTGTGCTTGTTGAAAAGCACTCTCAATACACGATATTCCTGCAGCAGGAAAGTGGCGTTAGAACAAAGTTGTGACCTAGAACTCGCACCAAGCAGTGAGCTGCCTGCTGACTTTGACTCCGAACCACCCCTGCTGGAAGGGCTCTGAAGCCACCAGCACTTGGTGCCGTTGCATTCCTCCAGGAGAGGAACCTCCCCGGAATTCCAGTtactgctgtgctcagctgcttGGCCGCAGACAGAAGGCCTTCCGTTCGCACAGCAGTTGCCCTCAGCGCTTATAACACCGAGTTTCCTCCGAACTGGATCTCAAAACGTTGTGTGAGGCGCCTGCGAGTCCCCCAGCCAGCTCCCATGTCTGGGGCACAGCGCGAAGCTTTCACCAGCGTCCTAAAATGCCAGCACTTGCAGGAGCGCCACGCAGGGGCAGAACCAGAGCCCGGAGCACAGAGCCTTTGGGTGCGCGTGCTGCCTTGTCAGAGCGTGGAAAGCTGCCCCATCGAGGTGTGTGGGGGAATTCCTTGCCCCCACTTTACCAGCTCTTGCTTTCCGCCTGGTTTCCTGACACCAGGAGCCTTCTGTGGCCTTCTCATTGGTTTTATTGCCTCACTTTCTGCTGCTCCGTACTTCTGTTCGCTCTCACGCTATCCTAAAATCCCTGAGGCGGAAGAGGCCCACGGGGACCACTGagtcagctcctggctccacaaaaGGAGTGTTCTCTaccccaaaaaaaaccaaagcgTTTCATACCTTGAGCAGCCCGTTACGCTGTGGGATCTCTCAATTACTTTGGTGTCACTTTGCTTCTCTGCAGGCATGACTCAGGTACCTTTGATTCCTCTATCGCTTtctaacttccttttttttttttttttttcccctttttcagcCGTCTGTCTTGGGTGGAAAACTCCGGCGTCGGGTTCTCCTTGGACTACCCCAACATAAGCCTGCACGCCATCTCCAGGGACCTGAGCGCCTTCCCGTGGGAGCACTTGTACGTCATGGTCAACGCCAGCTTTGAAGGTGCGCCCAACGCAGGGTTCCTGCCCGCTCTGAACGGTGCCATCCCATCCTCCAGAAGGGAGACATCcgggttttaaaacaaatttaatttatttttgcttcattcaagtggtattttctattttcctttttgtttccctaAAGGATAattgttttaaaggaaagtttTCTCATTGCGTACAATCAGTTTATATTCTTCTGTATCTCGGCATGTGGCCACTGCAGCCTGGTTCTCTGCTCTCTCAcacttattttaaacaattttgtttgGCTGCTGTCTCACTGTGATTCCAGTGCTTACACATCATTTTTGCCTTAGTGAATTTCTGCCACCGTTGCTTCCCTCTCCGGGTTTCATGaattcctgctgcttcccatcagccTGGAAGCTTTCATCCTGATTTgcccttaaaaaacaaaaagaccatAGCTCGTGTTACTGAGCTTGATGGATCTTTGtacatttccaaaaaaatgaaCCTTTTGGCCAATCGTGCTCTTTACCTGTAGAAAACaagcttttgatttctttgtgtGCTTGAGGGTATTCTctatttttgatatttcaaatcTTTTATTCTGGTGGAcactttaatgtctttattaaGTGCATCATAAACTCCACCACGTCAGTTGGAAGGTAACAAGCATTCAGTCTTCAGCAGGCCTCCTTTTACAACTGGCTGTTGTAGTTAAAGGTTAGAAGCAggcctttaatttttttttaactaatccATATGCTGGAAGTACTGTCAGGAATCTCAGGAGCCAGAACTGTTTTTACGCTATTAATActtcttatttccttctgtCGTGCTGCTAATGTTCTCTGACAGTCTATTATTCCAAAGATTACAACTAatattcttcttcctctcttctaaTTGTATGGGTACTCTGAAGTGAACTGTGCCTAGTGTGAAGAAAGATGTCACTTCCAACTTTTAATTCACTTAGataagcatttgaaaatttgaaacTTCTCCTGTGATAGTTCTTGTCTATAAATCCTTActagattgattttttttcattattaatatatatatatttttttcttatttttttaactgtgtgaATTCTGGCTACAGTAAGTCTCCATCTAGGAGAAACCCAAACATTTAGTTTTCAAATCTCTCCCTGCCCTGTAATTTTTAGCTGCTGAGTTAAATCCAAACCTCTCCACTTCGTTAGCTGCAGGAGTCTCGATTTCGTAGCTGGGCAGGGtacattttgttcttcctctgaaaGTTTTTGCTGTGCCCTGTGTTTATATGTCTTGTCCTCATGCTGTTTGTAGAAAAAGGCAGTCGGGGGTTGGCTTCCCTGAAAACAAAGCGCTGGACGGAGCAGCAGCGAGCTGAGCCTGTGGATGTCAGTTGGACGAGGACTGGGGAGCTTCCCTGGGTGCTTTATTTTTGGGGTACAGGCTGGCAGCTTCTTGGCTTCTCAATGTGCTTGGCATTGCCAATTTTGTGTGTGAGAAAAGCCACTCTTTGTGGAACAGCCTCACTGTATTCTCCTTTTTCTGGAGAAAGCAGTTTTGAAGCTGTCATTCAGTGACCCCAGCCACGAAGCGATGAACTGTAGCCATCCTCTGCGTGGATTTTATACGTACAGAAATCAGAACACCACCTTGTTGCTTAATTATTCAAGTACTTGGGGCACAGAGGTCAGGAAGCGAGGTTTTACTTGCAGTTGACTGTATGCTCTGAGCATATTTTTTACTCACCACCTCGCTGGCTTGCTAAGAACACGAGAAGTTGGGTGCTTCTGGAAATGTCAGACCCTGGGAGGGGCCAAACTGGAAGCTTTAAGGATTATTATCCATAAAAGGATTATTATCCATAAGGATTATTATCCATAAAATTcatctgtgatttaaaaaaaatatatataacctGTATCTTAAAGATATCTAGATACAGGTATATAAAGATTTGTTTAGATATAGCTAGATAGCTTTGCACAGGTAAGTGATAATGATTGTGAATTGTGGTTTTGAGTAGAGCTGCTTTAGCAGTGATCAGGTATGCGTTCAGGTACTTCAGGAGAACTCAAGAGAGGGAAATCTAGAATCCTGGAACCATAAATCAAGTCTGTGTGTGCACTGTGAATGCTGTCGAGGTGCTGTGAGAGGACCTTGGGTGTCTGCAGTGCGGGTGGGAGTGTGTTTTTTGTGCCTTTCGTGGGTTGTGTCCAGGTTTCCggttttattctttataaagAATAAACCCGACTCTTCTGGACAACATAAACATGCTTCTCTAACATCTGACTTCCTCTAAAGACGAGGAGACGAAAGAGGCTCCCATGGCcgaaggagaggaggaagacagCGACGATGATGTTGAACCAATTGCGGAATTCAGATTTGTACCGAGCGACAAATCGGCCTGTAAGTGAAGAGGGAAATCGTGTGTTAACTTTGAGGCCCGATTGCTGGGCTGAAGCTGTAGTGCTGGCTGTAAGTGAAAGATGTCGAGGTACAGAGAGATAAATGATGTGGTTCTGCAGCGTCCTGGTCTAATTGCTCCATTTCTGTCTGCTGAGAGGAGCAAAGCAAAGTGTTTTAACTTGCTCGAAGCTGGAGTATTTTGAGCAGCAGGGAGAATTCCAGTGCTTCATAACTGAGACTGTTGAGTATAAACATGACACAAAGAATCTTACCGGTTCTCTGCAGCCGTGTACGTATTTGTTTTGTGCAGAGCTTGCCGTTGTATCCAAGCTTTAAGAACCTTAGGGTTCCTTGCAGGATCTAGTACATGAGGTGGTAACCACAGATGGGGTTGTCCAGAGATAAGCCTCTCTCTAACCTTTATCATCAGTGAAATAAAGGAGGAGCGCTGTTCAGAGGATAAAGCACTTGGCTGGGTCCAGGAAATCTGATTTCTTCCTAGCCTGGCTGCTTGTTGGATGATATTAAGTACGAACTCAGTGGGTTTTGGTAAAGGAATACTCTCAGTCCCTCTGATCCCTCAGTCCAGGACTACTTGCTTCTTTTGGGGTCTGGGTGGAGAAACAAAGGAGGTTTTTTTTCACGGCAGCCAACTGGAGGGGAACTGTCAGCATCCTTCGTTCGGCCACGTGCCCACAGGGcagttcttttctctttccccagtGGAAGCCATGTTCTCAGCGATGTGCGAATGCCAGGCTCTGCACCCCGACCCAGAAGATGAGGATTCGGACAACGATTACGAAGGGGAGGAGTACGACGTTGAGGCACACGGTTCGTAAGAGTTGTTCCTCTCGGAATACCTGGGACATGTGGAACTTCTCGTGGTATTTGTTGTGAGAATGTTTTGATCTCttgatgttttccttctttattgCTCAACTCGCCTAAACAATCTTTCTGCCACAGGCACAATGTAAAAATTCGGAAATCTACAGAAAAATCTCTAATATAGCTGTGGCAAATCACTGGAATTCAGCAAAAATGATGTTCTCATTTTCATAAGCCCATATATAGGTAGCAGCCTTTCAAGTTCCCAGGGAAGGTACCAGCAGCAGTTCAGTGCCCGTGCCGCGGCCAGCTCGTGTCACCGAATATCTTCTGCTACTGGTGTGAGCAGCTTTGCTCAGACTCACAGATGAACTCCTGGCCTAGCTGTTGTCCTGCTTGACCCAGGCTTGGTTCTGATAAAGGTAACGGTGTCTTGCAGAGCTGGAGCAAGGCGACATCCCGACCTTCTACACGTACGAAGAAGGGCTGTCGCATTTAACCGCAGAGGGCCAGGCCACCCTGGAGAGGCTGGAGGGCATGCTGGCCCAGTCTGTCAGCAGCCAGTACAACATGGCTGGGGTGAGGACGGAGGACTCGATACGGGAGTTTGAAGGTAAGACGCTCTTTGCTCTTCCTCTGAATGCAgtggctctgcagcctgccttgTCCCTAaacaccagggctgagcagtaCCGCACACTGCAGGCTAATAATTCGGTTTGCAGGGTTCAGTATGGATTTGGGATCTTGGGAATACAGTgcaacagatttaaaacaaacaaaaaaaccaacaccctACCTGCTTTTCTAAGTCAGCTTTTTGAAGGATGCTATTTCTGAATGCTGCTAATTGTTTAAGTGTGTATTTAAGgagtaatatttctttttgatggAAAGGTTTCTAAATTTTCCCTTATTTCATGCTGCTTTCACCTGAgtaatgaagttttaaatttattttatataaatctcAGTGTTTTAGAATGGCCTGAAATCTTTTAAAGGattcttttttg
This genomic window from Cygnus olor isolate bCygOlo1 chromosome 1, bCygOlo1.pri.v2, whole genome shotgun sequence contains:
- the CLNS1A gene encoding methylosome subunit pICln, giving the protein MALLKRLPPPAQGVRHRQPDTEALLAGRSLGAGTLYIAESRLSWVENSGVGFSLDYPNISLHAISRDLSAFPWEHLYVMVNASFEDEETKEAPMAEGEEEDSDDDVEPIAEFRFVPSDKSALEAMFSAMCECQALHPDPEDEDSDNDYEGEEYDVEAHELEQGDIPTFYTYEEGLSHLTAEGQATLERLEGMLAQSVSSQYNMAGVRTEDSIREFEDGMEVDIAPVVAGQFEDAEVDH